The window ACGGCGCGCCAGGTTTTCTTCGAGAATCGTCTCTACATGCCGATGGTGGGCATTATTATCGCGGCATTGAGCTTAGTGCGCCTTCTCCCGCGCAAGCCGCTTCTGATCGCACGCGGGGCATTAGTGGTTATTGCTATCTTTTTTGCATTCCACACGTTCCAACGTATTCCTGCATTTCAAAACAGTGAGACGTATTGGACGCTTGCTGCTGCCCAGTCGCCCAACCTTGCACGTGCGCAGGATGGGCTGGGGACAGAATTTTTCCGCAAGCGCAATGTAGGACAGGCGCTCTTCCTGCACCAGCGTGCACTTGCGCTCCATCCTGAAGCAAAGCGAGTGTGGAATAATATTGGTTCCGCATACCTTTTCATGCATAACATTCCTGCGGCACAAGATGCGTTCGCGAAAGAAATAGAGAGGAACCCTGGGTTTCCTCCCGCATATCACAACCTAGCAATCACGCTGCTATTCCAAGGGAAGGAAATCGAAGCGGAGCAACTGTGGCGCCAGGCATTAGCTATCAATCCATGGTATTCATTCGCACACCAAGGACTCGCGCTCCTCACCGCGCAGACGGGACGAATTGATGAAGCAAAAGAGCATATCCTCTTTTTAGAGCGAGCAGGCGTCCCTCTTCTTCCAGAGCTGATTCCAATTCGTGATGCGCTCTTTCCATCGCCTACGCCGTCCCCTTCACTCTAGGGGAGGATGAGCATTGCGTCTCCGAACGAGTAAAAGCGATAGCGTCGCGTGATCGCGTGCGCATAGAGGCGCATAAGCTCGTCGCGGCCTATTATTGATGCGATCAGCATCATGAGGCTCGATCGTGGTACATGAAAATTAGTGATGCATCCCGTAATGATTTGTGGCCGCTGTGGGGGGCGGAGAAAGAGGGTTGTGGTTCCTGTATGCGCGTCCCATTGTTCATTGCGCGCAATAGTCTCTAGTACGCGAATAACCGTAGTCCCAACAGCGATGATGGGGCGACCGGCATCGCGAGCTCTGCGGATGGCGTCTACTGTCGGTTGTGTTACGCGATACCACTCGCTATGGAGTGCGTTGCGTGCAATGTGTGCCTCAGTGACTGGCGCAAATGTTCCACGATTCACGTGGAGTGTCACTGAAACGACCTCATATTTTTTTCGAACTCGCTCGAGAAGCTCCGGCGTGAAGTGAAGCGAAGCAGTTGGTGCGGCTACCGAACCTCGCTCACGAGCGAACACGGTTTGGTATTCTATGCGCGCTTGGGCTTCTGAAAGGGGTGAATGCTTTATATAGGGAGGTAGCGGCGTTGTGCCGTGTGTTTCTAAAAATGAAAAAAAATCTTCAGCTGGAACAGGGAGAGAGCATATATACCCATCGGACGTTCGTTCCAAGACAGATAGAGTATGTCCGCCGCAGGAGAGGACGTCTCCAGTACTGAGCGGCTTTGGAGCCCACCACAGCGATGTTGTATCAGTGTGTGCTATATAGAGCATCGACACTGTACCACCTGTACGTTTTGTGAAGGCAACACGTGCTGGGAGCACCCGGGTATCGTTGAGTACTAGGAGAGTGTTTGCGGGGAGAGCATCAATAACATGCGCAAAGGTTGTGTCTTGTATCTCTCCCGTTTGTTTATGGTAAATAAGTAAACGCGCGGCGTCGCGTGGTGTTGTCGGCTGCTTTGCTATGAGCTCGTCTGGGAGAGTGTAGTCGTATTGCGCGAGGATATCATCAGGCATGCTCTAGTGTAGTGGTATACTGTTAAGAAGAGCAAGGCCCCTTTTAACATGCGTGTTACTATTATTGGTACTGGAGAATTGGGAAGCGCAATCGCTCATGCAGTGCGCGTGGGCGGCCATACGCTTTCACTTTGGGATGCGGCCCCAACAAAGCCGCGCACTCATGCAACGTGCGAAGAAGCGCTTGCTGCAGCTGAGCTTGTCTACGTGTGTGTTCCTTCGGGAGGACTCCGTAGCGCGCTTGAAACGATCGAATCGTGCATACCAGAGGCGGCTTCTGTATGTGTTGCTACAAAAGGCATCGATGGTGGGCGCCGACCTGATGAGTGGGCAGCGCACGTGTTAGGTGATCGGCGTGCGTGGGGGATCTTAGGTGGTGCGTGCATCGCCGAAGAAGTGCGCGCGAGCATGCCAACGATGCTCGTGGTGGGGAGTGATGAAGAGCGCGTGGCGCACGCCGTTGGCGCATCTCTCTCTCATGCGGGTATTACTGTTTCGTGGACGGCGCATAGTGACATCGTGGCCCGTCGCAACGCGCTCAAAAATGTGTACGCGATTGGCATTAGCGCCGTGCGCGCGTGTGCGGGATGGAATGCTGCTGGGCTCGCCAGCGCGTGCGCTATTGATGAGATGGAAGTCTATGCTCCGGCGCGCGCTGATCATGCGCTGTTTCGTGCAAGTGTTGCTGATTTGATCGCTACTGCGTTTAGCGGCGATACGGCGCATGCGCGCATTGGTCGTGCATTGGCGGACGGGGAAATTGTCTCGGGAGATAGCGAGGGGATCCGAGCGCTTTTGCATATGCGCGAAGATGCGCGCCGTGCACATATACGTGTGCCATTTCTTGACTGTATTGCCTCGGTATATGAAGGCGAACAGGCTGCATCGGCGCTGGTTTCTGTTGTGATTCAGGCTCACGCGTCGCGTTGACGCGAGCCCGTTTTTTTTGTACATTTTGTCTCTTATGTTCCACACTTTTCTCTCCAGAATTCGCGACTTTTTGCGCGCCGTATGGCCATGGATGAAGCTCCACCCATGGCGCTCTCTCGCTGGTGGGCTCTTTTTCCTCATCGTGCTTTCCATGCTCAGTGGGGGGAATGAAGAGAGTAATGAAGGTCTTTTAGTAGTGCAGCGCGGCGATATTGTACAAGAGGTTAGCGTGACGGGTCGTGTTGAGGCTGCCGAAGCGGTAGATCTTGCTTTTGAACGATCAGGACGCGTCGTGAGTATTCCTGTCTCTGTGGGAGACTCGGTGCGCGCTGGCCAAGTGCTGGTGCGCATGGACGGAGGCGAGCTTATTGCTCAGCGTCAGCGGGAGGTGGCAACAGTGAAAGCATCACAGGCGAAGCTCGATCAGTTGCTTGCAGGTAAGCGCACTGAAGATATCGATGTGCTCAAGACTGCGCTTGCGAACGCAGAGCGCACGCTTGCCGAAACGAAAGGATCGGGAACGTATAGCATTCTTTCCACTGCGATTCAGTCGGCATTAAATTCTTTTGAAACGTTCACTGATATTCAATATACCTACTTTGCCGGTTCGAGTGTCGACGCGGGTCCACTCGCGGATGCCAAGTCTACTGCACTGCAGATGCTGGTTGGTGAGGGAAACCTTGGACGCACGCAGGCCTGGTACTTCCTTTCTCTTACCGGTGGCTTGCGAGGTCAGATTGTCGCCGCACAGCAGAGTAGTGATGTGACAATGTATCTTGAGCCAGTGCAACGTGCTGTGGAGGCGACGCAGCGCGCCCTGCAGCTTATGCAAGGGCGCCTCTCAAGCGCGCCAGATGTGACTTCAACGGATCGCGCACTCATTACGACCGAGCTCGAAGCAATCGCTGCGCAACTGAAGCTTGTGACAACCCAGCGCCAGTCCGTTGTTGCCGCAGAGAATGCTGTGCGCGATGCGCGTACACGCCTTACCCAAGGCGAGGCTCCCGCAGAATCTTTTGATGTGCAAGTGGCGCGCGCTCAATTGGAGCAGGCACAAGCCAACTTGGCACTCGTTGAAGCCCAGCTGAGCAAGTTCACGCTCGTTGCCCCATTTTCAGGCACCATCACATCTGTTGATGTTGAGCGTGGTCAGATTGTACAACCTCAAACGTCCGCAGTTTCACTCATTAGCGATGCACGCCTTGAAATCGAGGCTGCAATTTCCGAGGCTGATATCACGAAGGTGCAGATTGGAGATGTGGCGCGCGTGGTTCTCGATGCATATGGCCAAGAGCGGCAGATCACTGCTCGTGTCGTGCATATTGATCCAGCCGCACAAGTTTTGGAAGGTGTCGCAACCTATCGCGTTACCCTGCAGTTCGACGAACAACATGACGATATCCTGCCGGGCCTTACTGCAGATCTTGATATCCAGACAGATGCACGTTCTGGTGTTCTTTTTGTGCCAACGCGCGATATTATTACG of the Candidatus Paceibacterota bacterium genome contains:
- the queA gene encoding tRNA preQ1(34) S-adenosylmethionine ribosyltransferase-isomerase QueA, which produces MPDDILAQYDYTLPDELIAKQPTTPRDAARLLIYHKQTGEIQDTTFAHVIDALPANTLLVLNDTRVLPARVAFTKRTGGTVSMLYIAHTDTTSLWWAPKPLSTGDVLSCGGHTLSVLERTSDGYICSLPVPAEDFFSFLETHGTTPLPPYIKHSPLSEAQARIEYQTVFARERGSVAAPTASLHFTPELLERVRKKYEVVSVTLHVNRGTFAPVTEAHIARNALHSEWYRVTQPTVDAIRRARDAGRPIIAVGTTVIRVLETIARNEQWDAHTGTTTLFLRPPQRPQIITGCITNFHVPRSSLMMLIASIIGRDELMRLYAHAITRRYRFYSFGDAMLILP
- a CDS encoding efflux RND transporter periplasmic adaptor subunit, whose protein sequence is MFHTFLSRIRDFLRAVWPWMKLHPWRSLAGGLFFLIVLSMLSGGNEESNEGLLVVQRGDIVQEVSVTGRVEAAEAVDLAFERSGRVVSIPVSVGDSVRAGQVLVRMDGGELIAQRQREVATVKASQAKLDQLLAGKRTEDIDVLKTALANAERTLAETKGSGTYSILSTAIQSALNSFETFTDIQYTYFAGSSVDAGPLADAKSTALQMLVGEGNLGRTQAWYFLSLTGGLRGQIVAAQQSSDVTMYLEPVQRAVEATQRALQLMQGRLSSAPDVTSTDRALITTELEAIAAQLKLVTTQRQSVVAAENAVRDARTRLTQGEAPAESFDVQVARAQLEQAQANLALVEAQLSKFTLVAPFSGTITSVDVERGQIVQPQTSAVSLISDARLEIEAAISEADITKVQIGDVARVVLDAYGQERQITARVVHIDPAAQVLEGVATYRVTLQFDEQHDDILPGLTADLDIQTDARSGVLFVPTRDIITKDGVKMVRVRVSGDVSERFAALTLSEERGDARIFEVPITTGLRGSDGRTEVLSGLEEGDVMLTD